The genomic stretch TCACCAGCGTCGTCGAAGTCGAAGTCGTTGTTCCAGTCGATAAACAGCCAGCCCTCATCGGTCGAGTAGCCGCTGCCGACTTCGACCGTCGCCTGGTAGGTGCGGCCGATGTACAGCGTCGTCTGGAGCGCGGTGTAGTCGGTGTAGTTGCTGGCGCCGGACGAGTTGTCGATATCAACCAGCTCAACACGGCTGATATACTCGTACGCAGCCGAGTTCGACTGAGCCGGGCAGTAGCAGCCGGTGGCGTAGAAGCTGGCGCTGATGGTCAGCTGGTACGGGCCGGACGCACCCGGTTCCTCGAGCACCGGATAGTAGTAGGTGCCGGGTTTCAGGCACGCCCAGTTGATCACGACGTTGCCGTCGGGAGCAAACGTGTAGCTGCCGGCATACGTGAAGCCGTCGGCCAGACCGGTGCACGGGCAATCCAGCGCAAGGTTCAACCAGGCGTTTTCGAACGCCGGGGTCGTCCCCTGGTACGAGATTGTCACGTTGGCGTCAGCCGTCAGCGTGAAGGCTTCCCAGACATGGTTGCCCGGGAACGAAGTGCACTGGTTCGACGAACACGTGTTGTCGCCGGTGATGACGGCCGGGAAGGTCGTCTGGATATTGGCGTTTTCGCAGTTGTCGTTGTACGGCGGAGTGCAGACCGAAATGGTCAGGACACCGGTACCGACGTTCGCCGAATATCCGCCGACTTCGATCAGGTACTGCTGGCCTGCGATCACGGGCGTCAGGACCTCTGACTGCAGACCACAGGCGTCGTCGTTGCACTCGATCAGCGTGGGCAGCGGCGTGCAGCTGTAGCCGTCGTACACGGCCATTCTGGTGTCAAACGATGAACCGCAGAGGCTGATAATGGCGTTACCGGTCATGGTCGGCGTATAGACGTACCAGATGTTGGGCGACGTCAAACAGGTACCGGCCTCATCGTGTCCGGCCGCTTCAGTCGACCACGGCAGGTTCGTTACTTCGCCGACCGGTGTCGCATTGGCGCACTGATCGTTCGGCGGAGGCAGCGGCGCCTCATTGAAAATGATGTCATAGCTCGGTATGCATGTCGGCGAAGGCCACGTGTCTACCATGATGTAGTACGTGCCGGGCGACAATGTTAACCCATTGATCGATTTCGGCGAACCGCTCGACGAACTCACGACGCCGAGACAGGTCGTGGCGTTCGGCGGGCAGGTGGCATCGATCAGCATACCGCTATAGGTCGTGCCCTTCGGGTCGAGCGTGATTTGGTACACGCCGCCCTCGGTGATAGTGACCTCGTAAATGTGGTCCTCACCACCGTCATAGTAACCAAGACAGGTGTTGTTGTATGTGTCTAACAAACCGCAGGTGGTCTGTCCTGCGACCGTATAGGGCAGGCTGGCCATCGAAGGAACCGTCACCAGCGTCGGGTTGCCGCAGTCGCTGGCCGGAGGCGCCTCTTCGAAGGTGATGTCGAAGTCGGGGATGCAGTCAGGCGTCGGCCAGGTATCCACCATGATATAGTAAGTACCGGCGGCCAACGTGAGGCCTGCAATCATCTTCGGCGTACCGGTCGACGAACTCACGACGCCGAGACAGGTGGTGGCGTTCGGCGGGCAGGAGGCATCGATCAACATGCCGCTCCAGATGGATCCTTTCGGATCGAGGGTGATATTGTAGGAGCCGGTCTGGCTGATCGTCACCTCGAACATCACGTCCTCACCACCGTCGTAACTGCCGAGACAGGTGTTGCTGTACGAATTTGAATGACCGCAGTTGGTCTGGTTCGCCAGCGTATAGGGCAGGCTGGCGAGCGGCGGAACGGTCACCGGAATCGGGTTGTTGCAGTCGTCGCCCACACCGGCCACGGGGCACGGCGTGCTGCAATCCAGCGAGATGTCCCAGTCGCCGCCGAGCGCGTCGCACGCGGACATCGTGAGCATCGCGCAGGTCGGAGCCAGCGGGTCGCCATAGCAGCAACGGCCGAGCGGCGGCGGGTTGTCTTCGATCGACACGAAGTCAACGTTAGCCTGGGCGCCGTCCTGTCCGAGGTAACGGAAACCGATCTTCACGTTGGACTGGCCGACATAGGCCGCCAGTGAGATCGATTCCTCATACCATACCCACGTCGAGAACACCCCCTCGCCGCTTTCATCCCACAGTTTGGTCGGGTAGGTAGCGCCGCCGTCCGTGGAAATCCAGACTTCGAGGTCGTAGTTGTCATAGGGATCCACGCCCCAGTAGTAGCTCATCAGCCAGGCGAAATTCAGCTTGAGGTCTGCTGTCGCCGCGCTGAAGTCGAGGGCCGGCGTGTACATCCATTCATCCTGCGGGGCGACTAACACCCCGTCGTATAGCACCTGCGCCGATGCAAGTCCGTCGTAGGCGCTGGCTGCCTGATGCCAGGTGGCGGTCGGATCGTTAACGTTGGTCACGAGCGATCCCCAGCCGGCAGGCGGAACGGATGTTTCAAAGCTCTCGGTCAAAAATGCGGTTGACGGGAACTGCCGAGTCAGGTCGGAGACTCGAGGTTGCATCATCTTTGCCTGATCGGACAGGTCATATTCGGGTTCTTCCTCCCTGATAGTCTCATCCGGATCCTTCAGTGTGTCACCGGTTCCCGGACGAACATACAGCGGATTGATCGATGCTGGAACATTCTCGATCGGTTCCTTGTCAGCGAAGGAGACCGAAGCCATCCCGAATATCACCGCGAGTGCCAGAAGAAGTGTAGTCATCTTCTTACAATTGGTCATCATGGCACCTCTTGTTTTGGGTCTGTTGCGTTTACTGTCTGCTTTCAAAAACTCGTATTCTTCTGTGAATTACCACACAGATTGCGGGCTCTGACGATGAGTCACGTCGTGATGACGAACTCACGCGGCCCCTGCAATTCATGTCGTCAAGCCGTTACGCACATACGCCCGTCACACGCCAGTTTTGCCAGTCGCGAGAAAGGCCGTACGCTACCGACGGCAAATGACTCTACATTTGCTGGAAAATATCTGTTCTGAGTTGAAGAAGACTGGTTAATCGCTAAGACTGAGTACAATATTATATCGCGGACGCGCCCTGTCAAGAGAAAAAGGGAGCGTGGGGTCCCTTTTGTCACACGCGGCGCGACAACAACTGTCACATCATCGGGACAAAAGTTGTCACAACCATGTTAATCAGGCTGACAAACTGAGAGATACCTGATACATTATGTCGCGCATGCACCCCGCTTACAATTGCACAACGATCGCGTGTGACAAAAAATGACTGACGACACCACGTTTCATTCTGATGGTTCACGTTTCCCCCGGACTCGTCACTCGGCACTTGCAGCGCTTCGCGACGGGGCGGCACCGGAACGGAAACGAGCTATGCAAGTAATTGCTCAAGCCTACTGGAAACCCGTCTACAAATATCTTCGATTGAAATTCAGGATGCCGGAAGAGGCTGCAGCCGATACCACCCAGAGCTTCTTCGTGGCCGTAATCGAGAAGAGCTTCTTCGCCACGTATGACCCGACCCGCGCCCGGTTCCGTACTTTTCTGCGTACGTGCCTCGATCGGTTTGTCATGAATCAGGAACAGAAAGAATCACGCCAGAAGCGCGGAGGAAGCACGGAGATTCTGTCTCTTGACTTTGATTCAGCGGAATTTGAGATACAGCGGACCGGCACGTCACAGGATCCATCGCCGGACAGGATGTTTGAGATAGAGTGGGTTCGGTCGCTGTTATCGATTGCCGTGGACCAGCTGCGTGAGACTTGCGAGCAATCCGCGAAAAAGACGCATTATGTCCTCTTTTGCGACTATAACCTGAGCCGTGAGGAAGCTGCCGAGCCTCTCACATACGCCGCTCTCGCCGCGAAACACGGATTGACAACCGAGGCGGTAACCAATTACCTGGCGTGGGCGCGGCGGGAATTCCGAAGGATCGTGCTCGAAGCCATTAGGGATATGACCGCGACCGATGAGGAATACCGCGAAGAAGTCCGAACCGTACTGGGAATCGACCCATAATGACATTTCTCGACAACAGCAATCTGGAGCGGCTTCGACACCTGATCGACTACCCTGATTTATCCGGCACGCCCTACACCATGGTCAGGAAAGTGGCCACCGGTGGGATGGGGACGGTGTTCGTGGTGGACGACACCCGGCTTCATCGGGCAGTAGCCCTGAAAGTGCTGACTATCCCGGACGATACCGGTGCGCTGTCGGAACGAATGATTCGGGAGGCGCAAACGGTGGCGCAGCTGGAGCATCCCGGTATCGTCCCGATTCACGAGGTCGGACGGCTGGCCGACAGCCGGGTTTACTACACGATGAAATACGTCGAAGGGCAGACGCTTGCGGAGCATCCGCGCCATCCGGACGATCTGCCCGCCATGCTCCGGGTGGTTCAGCGGGTTTGCGAGGCGGTGGCATTCGCCCACGCCCGGGGGGTGATCCATCGCGATATCAAACCATCCAACATGATGTTAGGGGCGTTCGGCGAGGTCCTGGTCATGGACTGGGGAATCGCCGCGTGGCGACTGCCGGACACTCCCCCGGACCGTTCCCGGGAGCACGGTCCCGACCAACCGGCAGGTTCTACTGCCGATGGCGCCCTTAGCGGCACCCCGACATATATGTCGCCGGAGCAGGCGGCCGGGGATGGATCGGCAGTCGACGCCGGCAGTGATATCTACTCGCTCGGCGCCGTGCTGTACTTCGTCCAGACCGGGCGCGGGCCCTTTGATGATGTCTCCGGTGATTCCATACGCAAGGCGGTGGTCAACGGGGAATTCCCCCCACCGCGGCGGTTGGACCGGCGGCTCGACCGTCGGCTCGAGGCCATATGCATGAAAGCGATGGCGCTGAACAAAACAGTTCGCTACCAATCGGCGGTCGAGCTGTCGGACGATATCACGCGCTGGCTCGACGGGTGTCCGGTGACAGCTTACCGCGACCACCTGTGGGAGCGCTCCGCGCGGTGGGTGGGCCGGCATCAGTTTATCGTCCTGATTATCCTGGCGTATATTCTCGTCCGGTTTTTCATACTATTTTTGCTTGGCTATTAAAGAACCCGGGCCGGACGCGTAATAGAATCTCGAAACCAACTGAATCAGAAGCAGCATAAGGAGAGACGCATGTCCAAACCCGTACTTGGGCTGATCCTGGGCGCCGTGCTCGGCGCAATCGACGGCCTCTCGGCGCTTGTCAGCGCGCCTGAGGTCGCCCCGCAGATTATGGGAATCGTGATCGGTTCGACCATCAAAGGCGTGATCGCCGGCGTGATAATCGGGCTGGTCGCCCGCAAAGTGAACTCGCTGCCGATCGGTCTTCTGGTCGGCCTTGTTGTCGGCGCGGCGCTGGCGTTCGCGGTGGCGGCGATGCCGAACCCCGACGGCACCCACTACTACTGGGAGATCATGATCCCCGGTTCACTGGTGGGCATAATCCTCGGGTTCGCCACCCAGAAATACGGCCGCGCGCCGCAGAAAACGGCGCACCAGCCCGCCTGACAATCACTCGACACGAATCAGACACGGAGAGATACAATGGGACAGCCTGTGGTTCATTTCGAAATCGGCGGCGCCAAAAGCGATCAGCTTCGTGAATTCTATAGCAAGGCGTTTGATTGGAAGATACAAATGTACGGTGAGATGCAGTACGGGCTGGTGGCTGCAGAAGGGCCCGGGAGTATCGGTGGAGGAATCGGGCAGTCGCCGGAACCGACCGGACCGTACGTTACAATCTACATTCAGTCGAGCGATCTCGGTGCCGATCTGAAGCGGATCGAGTCGCTGGGCGGTCGGACGATACTCAAGCCGACACCGATTCCGGGGATCGGCAGCATGGCGCTGTTCGCCGACCCAGAGGGCAACACGCTGGGGTTGTTTAAGCCGGGCGAATAGGCCCAATACACGAATGTGCCGCATGGCATCCGCCCGCGGGCTCGGCCGGATACATACGGCGGTCTATCGTCCTCACCGCAACTCTCGCATCCAGTGCGTCACCTCGGAGCCGTCGGGATAGATAATCTCCCACGAGGTACCGGTGGTCTTCGCCCAGTACCGTCCCGGTTCGAGCATAAACGGCTCGCCGATCGGGTCAAGCGTGACCAACTCGTAGTCATGCACGGCCAGCAGGAGACGCTCCTCGAAGACTTCGTTGACGACAACGGCCCCGATTATACGGATCGGCCGGTACCCCTGCTTCTCGAGATACCGCGCGGCGGAACCGTCCATGAACGACGGTACAGGGGCCAGAGCGAAACTCTCGATCAGCTGCTCCTGTTCGACGTCATTGAGCTTGTACAGTCCGTACGTTTCGTATTGTTCCGGCATCACCTGCTGCAGCGGCGCACGCGTGGCTTGTTCATCGGCGCTGATGATACCGCTCACGATCACCACCGCCGCTGCGACCGCACTTCCTAGACCGAAAATTCGTCGCATGGGAAACCTCCCGGGTTAGCTGCTCATGTTGATTATACGTCTCGGGCCGGTCAACGGGCTTGTCCCGATCGAAGTCCCGGTTGCGCTTGCCCCGTTCTGACGATCCTGTTATATTCGCCATTCGCGGCCCGATTGCCGCTCAACGAAGCAACGAGACGCTGGTCATAAACACCGCAGATTCGCGGAGGAACGTATGGGTTTATTCGAAATTCCCACCCCCACCAACGAGCCGGTCAAGGATTATGCGCCCGGTTCGCCGGAGCGCGCCCGACTGGAGAAGGCGCTCAAGCATCTGAAAGCCAACCCGATAGAGGTCCCGATGGTGATCGGCGGCAAGGAGATCAAGACCGACACCGCGGTCGACATACGCTGTCCCCACAACCACAAACT from Candidatus Zixiibacteriota bacterium encodes the following:
- a CDS encoding GEVED domain-containing protein — protein: MMTNCKKMTTLLLALAVIFGMASVSFADKEPIENVPASINPLYVRPGTGDTLKDPDETIREEEPEYDLSDQAKMMQPRVSDLTRQFPSTAFLTESFETSVPPAGWGSLVTNVNDPTATWHQAASAYDGLASAQVLYDGVLVAPQDEWMYTPALDFSAATADLKLNFAWLMSYYWGVDPYDNYDLEVWISTDGGATYPTKLWDESGEGVFSTWVWYEESISLAAYVGQSNVKIGFRYLGQDGAQANVDFVSIEDNPPPLGRCCYGDPLAPTCAMLTMSACDALGGDWDISLDCSTPCPVAGVGDDCNNPIPVTVPPLASLPYTLANQTNCGHSNSYSNTCLGSYDGGEDVMFEVTISQTGSYNITLDPKGSIWSGMLIDASCPPNATTCLGVVSSSTGTPKMIAGLTLAAGTYYIMVDTWPTPDCIPDFDITFEEAPPASDCGNPTLVTVPSMASLPYTVAGQTTCGLLDTYNNTCLGYYDGGEDHIYEVTITEGGVYQITLDPKGTTYSGMLIDATCPPNATTCLGVVSSSSGSPKSINGLTLSPGTYYIMVDTWPSPTCIPSYDIIFNEAPLPPPNDQCANATPVGEVTNLPWSTEAAGHDEAGTCLTSPNIWYVYTPTMTGNAIISLCGSSFDTRMAVYDGYSCTPLPTLIECNDDACGLQSEVLTPVIAGQQYLIEVGGYSANVGTGVLTISVCTPPYNDNCENANIQTTFPAVITGDNTCSSNQCTSFPGNHVWEAFTLTADANVTISYQGTTPAFENAWLNLALDCPCTGLADGFTYAGSYTFAPDGNVVINWACLKPGTYYYPVLEEPGASGPYQLTISASFYATGCYCPAQSNSAAYEYISRVELVDIDNSSGASNYTDYTALQTTLYIGRTYQATVEVGSGYSTDEGWLFIDWNNDFDFDDAGETIAMAGSPGAGPYTATLVPPVGSVEAPTRMRVRMFDGYYNAPTPCGNTSYGEVEDYTLVLDSYVCGDANGDGVLDMNDVLYLIGYMFQYGPAPVPYFAGDCTGDDIVNINDVVYLAGYLFHGGNPPVCPF
- a CDS encoding ECF-type sigma factor is translated as MQVIAQAYWKPVYKYLRLKFRMPEEAAADTTQSFFVAVIEKSFFATYDPTRARFRTFLRTCLDRFVMNQEQKESRQKRGGSTEILSLDFDSAEFEIQRTGTSQDPSPDRMFEIEWVRSLLSIAVDQLRETCEQSAKKTHYVLFCDYNLSREEAAEPLTYAALAAKHGLTTEAVTNYLAWARREFRRIVLEAIRDMTATDEEYREEVRTVLGIDP
- a CDS encoding serine/threonine-protein kinase, translating into MTFLDNSNLERLRHLIDYPDLSGTPYTMVRKVATGGMGTVFVVDDTRLHRAVALKVLTIPDDTGALSERMIREAQTVAQLEHPGIVPIHEVGRLADSRVYYTMKYVEGQTLAEHPRHPDDLPAMLRVVQRVCEAVAFAHARGVIHRDIKPSNMMLGAFGEVLVMDWGIAAWRLPDTPPDRSREHGPDQPAGSTADGALSGTPTYMSPEQAAGDGSAVDAGSDIYSLGAVLYFVQTGRGPFDDVSGDSIRKAVVNGEFPPPRRLDRRLDRRLEAICMKAMALNKTVRYQSAVELSDDITRWLDGCPVTAYRDHLWERSARWVGRHQFIVLIILAYILVRFFILFLLGY
- a CDS encoding VOC family protein — its product is MGQPVVHFEIGGAKSDQLREFYSKAFDWKIQMYGEMQYGLVAAEGPGSIGGGIGQSPEPTGPYVTIYIQSSDLGADLKRIESLGGRTILKPTPIPGIGSMALFADPEGNTLGLFKPGE